The region aaaacaaatttaaatactaaTGCATGTATAGTGCAACATGCGTATAAAATGAGCACACCCATAGTGGTCTCTAGAAACGACCTACTACCACTACTATCATCAATATTGGAAATTACCTGAGCTATTGGTTTATAAGTTCCATTATTGCTACAGAACATATGTGcgaaatttagttttttaccATTGATTAGTAATCGATTTTATGACGTCGTTATCAGCCCCTATATTAGTTGATGCGGTAGTATATCCATCggataagagaaaaaaagtctATTGATTATATGTGACTTTCAAATATGTAAGCCGAGTATTCATAAAGATATGTAcattcaaaattatataaagtctAGGCTTGATGAGTGTTGCCTCCTTgttttgaagaaattaaacataatcaaaatcacttattaacgattaaaatataatttacatataaaacttttatatgtgtgttattagcaatctaaaaataaaggttaaaaataaactacgataaaaaaatctcaaattaactctaagtttaggttttaaaatttaaattttaacttataaacatgtgCATAAGTAAAAAGATTTGTTGTGTTACTTGTGTAGTACTATGGCCAAAACAACATTCTTTCCTATCTCAGAGAGCATTATGCACTGTAAAGCTTAGGACCTGCCCAATAAGGACTAGTCGGTGGCGTCTTCACCGAATTGGACTTGGACATACTCATATATTCCATTCCACAACACACACAATAATACCCTCCCAAAATTTTGCGAAACAATCGGTTTACTAGTTactttctctctttcctccacatcGAAATACTGTCAAAACAGAGGAATGAATTGCTCCTaattgcttaactttccctaATAATAGGTCATTGACTGGTCCAGAATTTCCATGACGTTTCATTGCACCACCCTATTTGGACACATCTTACCTGGTTGGAATCCCTACATATAGCATGTCCAACACACAtttagtggctgtttggattcagggatttttttccctttcgtatcggatgtttgaacgttaattagaagtattaaatataaatttgataacaaaactaatcgcataaataaatgctattttattagacaaattttttaagcctaattaatccacgattagcaaatgtttactgtagcatcacattcgctaattggactaattaggttcaatagattcgtctcacttaATTGTCCAGAGTAtaaggtgggttttattaatagtctatatttaatacttctaattagtatgcaaatatttgatgtgacaggactaaaaaaatccctgaggatccaaacacccccttagacTCAGCCACTCTGCTCATCTGCACACAGCCAGCTCGTTTTGTACCGAAATTGCAGGTTTTTATATTACTTGATACTACTACTAGGAGTATTTAGCAATTTTAGGCCAATGATTTTGTTATTTATCTGTAATacgatttttttactaaaatcatatgaatGTAACTATAGTGTGTTTATAGTGCAATTTTAACGTAAATAGCATGTAATTACATACTGATTATATTACAATTACACTACAGCTGTGCTGTAATTATATTCATGTAATTTAgagaataaaaattatctgaGTGTAATATGGGTAGAGTACCATATCAATATGCCCGTGCATGCATTGTTGAAATTAGCCATGTAGTGGCACCATTTGTATGCGTCTGGCTGTGGAGACCAGAAAGTTACAGAAATCAACCGTGTTTGACAGTTGGCTTAGTAAACTATGGCCCTGTTTGGAGTTTGGAATGGCAAGTGGAAatgacaaaaattttagtagcaaaagttttggcattGTATTTACAAGTTAATGTTTACATACATGTAAAAGttgccttttttaaaaaaaagtgggAGGGGTCCGCGTTTCTATACACTTTTTGACGAAACTTACTGGTCCATACCGTCAAATATCAAATGCaaaattgttattttcttaacctagtgtttagatccattttaccATTTTGAAAGATCTAAATAGAACCAATGTGAAAAATAGGGCGGACTAACATATAAAtgttaatgaatatatatataatattaataaataaataaatttagatatagctaaaacatatactaaatttataaaaatattaataaatataaaaatatatatatataatacatatcGATCAATACCTAAATTGATCTAGCTGAAACATATTAAAGGGGCAAATGATATGAGTCAAAAGATAGTCGGAGGCAGAACGTGGCAGTAACTACAGGACAGTTCACAGTGATACCATGAGTTTACAGTTTACTGCAAATCTGCAACTATAGTACCAGGCGCCAGCCTTGCAGAcgcagaagaaaagaaaaaaaaaaaccatctcGTCGCTCCAAACAAAACGGTGTACAGTTGCCTCTGCACTGTTGCTCGCTCAGCGCCAAAAACAATCTCCCCGGTTTTACCGCTCGCCGACATGCGGGCCCCAcctccacccccacccccacccctaTATATAGCGAGCCCAGCCATTGAGGCTTCCCTCCACCTTCCAATCATAGCACATAGTCGCCTACTTCctcaactctctctctctctctctctctctctctctctctatttgTGCTGGTgagtcgtcggcggcggcgggggcggggggcgGTGGCGTTGAGGATGGGGAAGGGCGGCGGGCTGAGCAAGCTGCGGTGCATGATCAGGAGGTGGCACTCGTCGAGCCGCATCCcccgcgcgccgtcggcgggggacctggcggcggcgccggagacggcgggggcggggcgggcggcgTCGTTCCACGGCGCGGACGAGGTGCCCAAGGGGCTCCACCCGGTGTACGTCGGCAAGGCGCGGCGCCGGTACCTCATCGCCGAGGAGCTCGTCGGCCACCCGCTGTTCCAGAACCTCGTCGaccgcaccggcggcggcgtcggcgaggccggGACGACCGTCGTCGGCTGCGAGGTCGTGCTGTTCGAACACCTGCTCTGGATGCTGGAGAACGCCGACCCGCAGCCGGAGTCCCTCGACGAGCTCGTCGAGTACTACGCCTGCTgagagacaaaaaaaagctCTTTACTCCCCACCGGCcgtgacggcggcgacgacgacgcgccggAGTTGGATTTGGAAGCTTCCAGAAGCTGCGGTAAATTTCTTCGTCAAcaacaacacaaaaaaaaaacaaaaaaaaattccaaaatttacCGTGTTTTGGTAGGGGTAGAATCGTGAATTTTCGGCCAAACGCCAGGGGCGAAGTGAAGCGAAATCGAACGAAGCGGCAGCGTTTTGCTTAACCTCGGTGTCGGTGCTAATTGGGGAATTTACTGCCAATTTACCATTTTTACCGTAAAAGTGCTGCCCTTTCGGCGCTGTTAATTATCTCTGATCGTTCATGTATTAGCTCTGTTGGGTTTCTcattatttctctttttttttttggccccAAATAAGATCTATGGGCAAACATGCCCGTCGGTCCATGTACATTCCGatgatgtaaaaaaatattatcatttaatCTTGGAGTTAATTTGTTGCCTCGTGCTACATTGTTCCTAATGAAGTGTAGGATGCTTGTAGAAATATCCTCATTCAATATGATCtgttatatttcaaaaaaaatgtttctttgTAAGAATTTGTGAATATACAATATGGTAAGGTGACAATTTTACGATTTGTGGCACGTTCTCTCGGTAAGACGGTAATCAGTTGTTCTACTTCATAATATGTGTAGGAAATTCTATACTTGGATTTCACATGGGAAATGATCAGTATATTTTCGGACCAAAGAAATTAAAGGATATTACTTAAGCTGTAATCCATTTATATCATAATAGAAGACTATATAGTATTGCATAGAttgatatatatgctaattaatatagacatatataaaaaaaataaatacattcatcgatggataaatttatataaggctaaaaagtcttagaATATAAAACAGATATATCGGTTATATCAAACAAACAGATTATTTGCTTGGAGACATATTCAGAACTCGACCATTTCCTTATTTTCCCAACGGTTTTGaagatgttttaatttttaaagataaataataaattatccaTTCAAACCTAACCATTTGAGATAGCTCCGCAGCTATCAACTTTGGAAGGTGGCCACGTTTACGGCTccattgcatattttttccaaCTCTTATCGCCATGGGCAATGTCACCTCCATCATAATCATACCTATTGCCACCCTGTCAGTAATCTTATTCAggtttgatgattttttctgtttttttca is a window of Oryza brachyantha chromosome 8, ObraRS2, whole genome shotgun sequence DNA encoding:
- the LOC102713390 gene encoding auxin-responsive protein SAUR76-like: MGKGGGLSKLRCMIRRWHSSSRIPRAPSAGDLAAAPETAGAGRAASFHGADEVPKGLHPVYVGKARRRYLIAEELVGHPLFQNLVDRTGGGVGEAGTTVVGCEVVLFEHLLWMLENADPQPESLDELVEYYAC